atatttattatttttaatatatttattaaaaaaagcgGTTTGATTCGGTTTCAAATCAGTTTTCAGATCTGAAACCGAACCAAATCACACTAATTCGGTTTCAGTTCAGTTTCGATTCCGATTCGATTTAGCATTCGGCTTGGTTTTAGCAGTTTCAATGATCACCCCTAAAGGATACTATATAAACCTCAAAAGTTTATAggaaaaactacttttttagtccTTGAGTTTTTAGGAATGTGCATTTGGTCCCTAAGGTTTCAATTTGGTCACTTTGTTCCTCACCTTTCATAAATAGGTTTAAAACATTCTTCTTTCTATTTTCTACATTAATTAGGTAGttctataaataaatattttattaaaaaaaaatatatattttttctctcaCTTCCAATCCTCTCTCCTCTTCCTCCTCCCCTAAAACTACCAAAGTCAGCCATCGTTAATAGTCAAGCCAACCAAACCCCATTTTCCCCCTTTTGATTTATGCAAATTCCAccctttataatttataatgctTCCTTTTGCTAACCTTCAATGAGCATTGTTCCAAGCTCAAAGATCACCACTACTGCCATGGATGTAAAGCTTCATTTGTTTCTCATCTTCAGGCCTTCGAGGACAAGGTCTTCATCTTTCCTGAATTAACTCTTATTGTAAACTTCTAATTCAAAAATTTTATCGTTTCGTTGGCTTCTTCAACTTATTTAGACTCTTCCATCGATCTTCCAATTTGCGAAAATTGGTCAATTTGGGTTACAAAACAATTTGTCTGGAAGAGGGATTTGGTGGCGGTGGATGGGAGAAAGGAGACGACCAAAACtggaaaatttttaatttaaagacgtattttaaattaaaaaaattaaaacgaGGGAGCAGCTGCTGAAGGTTGAAGGTGGAGAGGTGATGGGGTACCGtgaaagaatgatggagggaaGGAGAGAGAAGATTGGAAgtgtgagagagagaaaacgtttttttaaaatttttaatttaaatatgtatttataataattaaaaaaatacttaattaAGATAAAAATAGGAAGAGAAtccttttaaaactattttccaAAAGTGAGGCACTAAAATGGCCAAATGCAAACCTCAGGGACCAAATGCACCCATTTCTAAAAAGTTAGGGACTAAAAACGTAGTTTTCACAAGTTTATAATATTGCATCATGTGTAAAGTAGAAAGTTTATGGCAACAGAGCAATGCTATTAAGGTTTTAATATCCTGCCGTGATGAATATTGGATCATAAGAATGTTATGCACAGTGAGAAGACGGCAAGAGATTAAGAAATAGTGGACAAAGCAATAGCACGAACATACCTCAAGGAGGAGCACATTACATATCAGCAATCTCCACAAACAGAAGGCCGAATTATATTTGGTCAGTAAAAGAGATCTGTACGCCAATCTCCATGATTGTGAGCCAAAATGGCAACAATAATGCTGTAACCTCAAACAATTTATTTTGTCAAATAGCTCCTCAAGCCATCATTGTCAACCACCTTTGATAAAATTTCATTGCCATGTCAGGCTCtcctattttatggtacttttcaaaaataactttaaatggAACAATATCCATTGGCAACCCAGATCTATGTAACTCGAAAAATAGATCTTCTGCCTCCTTCATGTCACCACACATACAGTGACCTCTTATTAGTTCTGTGTATGTTATCTTATTGGGTTCATATCCCTTCCTCAGCATTTCATCATATAATTGAAGGGCAAAACGACTTTGTCCACACTTATAAGCACCATTTATCAATAAATTGTAAGTAACAACATCTGGAAAAAGACCTAACAAAAGCATATCCTTTTTCAGAGAATATGCACTAAATATGTTCCCCCTTTTAACTTGTGCATGAATCAATGCATTGTAAGTAAATACATTTGGTTGCACGCCGGCGGCCAACATCTGATCCCTGATGGATGTTGCATTGCTCAGATATCCATACCTTCCATAACAATCAATTATCAGGTTCCAAATATGGGGCTCAggcaccattgatttttctaacATTGAGTGAAGAAACTCATTGGCTTTGATAGCATCTCCATTCATGCATagaccttgaataatcattttgTATGAAATTTGATCCGGAGAAACACCCATTCTTGACATGACGTCTTGGATATAGTAAGCCTCACCAAATTGGCCGTCTTTACAAAGATAACTGATTAGAGTGTTGTATGTAAAGATGTCAGGAATAAAACCCCTCTTAAGCATATCGACAACATAGCCAAGCGCAGTTTTCTTGTCTTGATTCAAACAAAGCCCGTGAATAAGGACATTGAACGCAACAACATCAATCTCCGTCTTCTTTTCAACCATCTCATCCCATAAAGCAATAGCCTGAATCATATCTCCACCTTTAAAACAACCATCCATCAGTATAGTTGATGTGATTGCATCATCTGTTGTTTTAATATCATTACCTAGGATATCTTCAAGAAGCTTCCTAGCATCCTCCAAGATGCCTCTCTTGCACAATGCATGTAAGAGTATGTTATAGGTAATTCTACTTGGCCTAATACCACTATTAGCCATGGTATAAAATAGGTCAAGAGCTCTATCCATATTCATATGAAGGCAGAAACCCTTAATAATAATGTTGTATGTAGCACAACTGGGAGAAGGACCCCTTTCTAGCATTTCCCTAAAAAGAGAATCTGCCATCTCCATATCACAGTTTATACACAGTCCATTAAGAAGATAATTATGTGTGAgtaaatcaacaacaaaacctTCTTTTATCAACTTTCTCCGAAGCAAAAGAGCTGCTCCTAACTTTCCTTTTAAACACAAATCTCTAACCATGACTGTGTAGTCAGGTTGCTGAATGGTCTCGAAAAAACATTTCTGAAGACCTGACTTCGCCAAACATATGTTTTCCCTGCATAACTTTAGGCATTTAGCATATGTTTACAAGATCGTACCTTGTAATCATTCAGGGCATGTAAAATCATTAGATTTTATTTGATAGCATAAAAATAATTGGGAGATAAAAAAGAAGATTAAGAGTCCCTCAGCCATcaccaattttttaattttcttatccTAATCACAACTAGGAATAATAGTACATCAACAATCATATGTCATTGCATTCTATGAATATTAAACTCTAAAGAAAGAAGCAATGAGTAGCCATGCGggaaaaaatacataaaatttatttgagtaaatataaagatggatgtgaAAGGACTCATTGATGTCTTAATGAAGAAAAACGTAGGAATCCCagatttttttagtaaaaagatCAGCAGTTTCAGAGCTCCAAGTTTTCCCTTAGTTCCCACAAATTCCCTAAAACCTTATTAAACTCTTATCTTTTGTGTCCCTTCTCTCCCGCCAAACCTTCAATTGATGGTCATTTGTAACAGAATTATATCTCGATAGCATAGTTTACTAACAACTAACTATCGCAGATTAAGGTAATTGTACATTCGCATAAGTACCTTCATTTTCCAAGTAGACagtcttataaaaaaaaataataataaaaataaatccaaGTAGATAGTGGTTTGTGCACAGCAAGTGTGAGCTATAGCATGAATTATAGCATCTGCTAATCATTTAACACACAATATACCCAACCAGCTACTTGAGGATAAATAGGCTCATAGAATTTAGCTGCAGTCAGAGGAAGTAAAATTTCAAGGGTGTCACGATCGTTTAAGGATTAATAATTCCATGCATCGAACAAGGTTTACTTATATGGTATTCACCATAAAAAAAGCAGGATGGCTTTCAtctatcttttcttttctttcctttccttttttattattattattttgagaccgaaaataatttcattgatgaatgaTATAAGGGAGTAACATAATCACCCAAAGGTGAGATTACAAAACAAAATTCCAATggaaaattaaataagaaagaCTATAAGCAGGATGGCTTTTATCTATCAACGACCACACTGAAGAATATATGTTCAAATATCGAGGTTTCGACCTACAATACCAGCGTGAAAAGCAAATCTGATCAAAGAAAAGCAAAAATCACCTCATAGCTTGCAAACGGTCCAGACTACCCTTGAGCAGAGCGTCCAATACGTTGAAAACAGCCCGCGGATCTCCTTCGCCATCAAAATTACGCTTTTCTGAAAAGCAATCCGAAGATCTCAAATCGCAATGGTCACCGACAGTTGTCATTAAAGTTTTAAGAGCAGGATGTAATGAATCCTCGTCCTCCTTCGACCTTCGCATGTAATGTTTAGAATCAGAAAGCATAGAGAAGTTCCTTAAAACTCAAAACCAGGACAGGCAAATTTAAAGCAAGAAGACAAAACAAGAAACCAAAATGAAGATGTTTTCCATTTCTTAATACTTATTAAACAGAAGGTCGATTAATTACTGTAAAGTCGATGAAGTTTCGCACTCCTTTCAGCCGAAGCAAACCAAAGGCTCGAAATGTGTAGTCATTTTACCTCGCCGCTGCATCGATGTTAGGTCGGCCGTAAAAGACGGCGAACATCCGAGAAATATCACGCTTGAGGGAGCTAAGGGCTTCGTTCAGAAATCCAAGCACAAAAATTTGGGATGGTGGCGAATCAATTGCTAACTGAACCATCAAAATGAACACATGAACACCATATAGGAAAATTTCTGAACAGAGAAATGTATGTAAGAGAAACGATGAAGGATAACTCACTCCCGTGAACATCATCGAGATTGGCGAATGAGCTCTCGATTTCACTTCGTGATTCGATAGAAAAGATGAAACTAGGTGATGAAGAAGGACGACGCGGGTGGAATCGACGGCTGCGGCGAGGTTCCTATAGCAGGCTGTGCTCCGCCGTCGCCCTCCTCGTCGATCCCAGCAGACTCCAGTCCCCTTTCTTCGATTTGTTTTTCATTCTGTAAATTTTCGCATTTTTGTTGTTAGGTTGGGCCCGAATGGGGAAATTTGTACGaatgattctttttttttttcttttttttttttttctgtctaaaatgtcaaatgatcaatttttaaaatataatatcaatTGACCTTCGATTGGCATATTGTTATATCAAATTATGTAAATTACTCTTACCTCTTTGTCTTCTTACCCTTTTACTAAAATccaaccaaaactaaaaactcttcattcaaatttccCAAGCGCAACGGCTTCGTATCGCTCATAAACTAACAACTCTTTAGAATCCATCATTTGGGCTTGCAAACGATTCCACTACTACTAACAAATCGAATATGATCGCCAAATCTTTTAGTCTGTGCCTGAAAATATCTTAAATTGATTGGTAATGGGGTTTTGTGGGTCGTTCTGAGTTTAGAAATACTGTGAacttatggttttttttttttgttttcgatgtgttatgtagttgaag
This genomic window from Benincasa hispida cultivar B227 chromosome 4, ASM972705v1, whole genome shotgun sequence contains:
- the LOC120075648 gene encoding pentatricopeptide repeat-containing protein At5g24830 isoform X1 gives rise to the protein MMFTGLAIDSPPSQIFVLGFLNEALSSLKRDISRMFAVFYGRPNIDAAARSKEDEDSLHPALKTLMTTVGDHCDLRSSDCFSEKRNFDGEGDPRAVFNVLDALLKGSLDRLQAMRENICLAKSGLQKCFFETIQQPDYTVMVRDLCLKGKLGAALLLRRKLIKEGFVVDLLTHNYLLNGLCINCDMEMADSLFREMLERGPSPSCATYNIIIKGFCLHMNMDRALDLFYTMANSGIRPSRITYNILLHALCKRGILEDARKLLEDILGNDIKTTDDAITSTILMDGCFKGGDMIQAIALWDEMVEKKTEIDVVAFNVLIHGLCLNQDKKTALGYVVDMLKRGFIPDIFTYNTLISYLCKDGQFGEAYYIQDVMSRMGVSPDQISYKMIIQGLCMNGDAIKANEFLHSMLEKSMVPEPHIWNLIIDCYGRYGYLSNATSIRDQMLAAGVQPNVFTYNALIHAQVKRGNIFSAYSLKKDMLLLGLFPDVVTYNLLINGAYKCGQSRFALQLYDEMLRKGYEPNKITYTELIRGHCMCGDMKEAEDLFFELHRSGLPMDIVPFKVIFEKYHKIGEPDMAMKFYQRWLTMMA
- the LOC120075648 gene encoding pentatricopeptide repeat-containing protein At5g24830 isoform X2; the protein is MTTVGDHCDLRSSDCFSEKRNFDGEGDPRAVFNVLDALLKGSLDRLQAMRENICLAKSGLQKCFFETIQQPDYTVMVRDLCLKGKLGAALLLRRKLIKEGFVVDLLTHNYLLNGLCINCDMEMADSLFREMLERGPSPSCATYNIIIKGFCLHMNMDRALDLFYTMANSGIRPSRITYNILLHALCKRGILEDARKLLEDILGNDIKTTDDAITSTILMDGCFKGGDMIQAIALWDEMVEKKTEIDVVAFNVLIHGLCLNQDKKTALGYVVDMLKRGFIPDIFTYNTLISYLCKDGQFGEAYYIQDVMSRMGVSPDQISYKMIIQGLCMNGDAIKANEFLHSMLEKSMVPEPHIWNLIIDCYGRYGYLSNATSIRDQMLAAGVQPNVFTYNALIHAQVKRGNIFSAYSLKKDMLLLGLFPDVVTYNLLINGAYKCGQSRFALQLYDEMLRKGYEPNKITYTELIRGHCMCGDMKEAEDLFFELHRSGLPMDIVPFKVIFEKYHKIGEPDMAMKFYQRWLTMMA